Part of the Citrus sinensis cultivar Valencia sweet orange chromosome 2, DVS_A1.0, whole genome shotgun sequence genome, CCTTGCAATCCCCTAAAGATCCAAAACATCAGCGTGTCGAAACATGTCAATGAGTCTTGAGTTAAACTTGATCTATAAGTCGTTAGGCTTACTGTTGTACTGGTATGTGCAGAGATTATCTGGGGTGTCAATGAAATGAAGAGCAGAAGACCAATGATAATGAAACTTGACATGGTCTGCCCACGTGCACACACTTCCCAAGTCATTATCTGCTGATTCTGGAAGCAGTTGCTTCACCGCATCTGCTGCGGCTTCGCTCAGCCGAGACTGGAAACACAACATAAACCAAATgactcaaaagaaattaaaggaaaGCCTGGAAACTAGCAACACACAAGTAAGatgatacaaaaaataaaaaacctgaGCAATTCTGCAAACTGCGACATGCCCGTCATTGCCCCAACAGTGAATTACTGgaaagagaacaaaaaatgAGACACAAGTTAAAATCTGGTAAGCCCTGAGACcctccatttttatttttcttatacgGGATTTCTCTTGCTTGTTTTATAGATATAgtaaaggaaacaaaataGAAGAAGAAACCGAAACGTTATTGATGATGGGTTGGTGTGAACTGTGTGAACAAGAGTACAAGACGACTGACtttcttgtatttttggtttgtACATTTGATTGTCATTTTTGGAATGTGACAACTGAtaatccttttcttttttcttttttttcaatgttgAAATCGAAAGTGTTAGCGTCAGGATATGAATCTACGTGCTTGGTAAGGAAAGGAAAGGAACCTAAGAAGGAAAACAATTTGAGTTGGCTAAAATGATTGTAACGTTATTGGATTCATCAAAGGCAGGAGCATTCCAAACTGTATAAGAAAAGATTCTGCATAtgaatttaatagaaatatattaataattatcaagattctaattttgcttttttcgCTTCggttcattttcttttcagatGAAATCCCGCAACTAGGTCAGTTGGTGTATGGGGGTATGGTGTTAAGCGGTGAACCAGCATCTAGTTatggagaaattttagaatatatctGTTGTACCATGTCAGTCATACAACagcaaataatattatgatatgtatgcatttattttgtaaactaTCATGCAAGTGGTGATTATATTAGACTCAATTACACATGTCATGCATGCATTAATTGATTGTAACACAACagatgtattctaaaatttctcctaCTTATGTCAATTACGtatgaaataaaagcaaattgatcgtcatattaaaataaaataacagttcTTTCTTTAGTGCGGGCATTCggatattattatattaaagcaCAAATTTGTAATCATAAACATTGCTGTTTCAACTCTAATAAATTCGCATGGTTATGAGAGTTCTATAGTGCATTTTATAAGTGATCTTCGACTTCATCTAGTGGGCTTGGCAGGCTGACTTGCCTCAAAAGTCGGGCTACTAAATGGGCCTCATACAACTCATTTGACAATTAGTTTGATGGTTTTATGGAGCCACTAGCACCCCCGTATTATTCTCAAAAAACCCCATTTATATAGTTaatggtttcttttttttttctctagttaaaaataaagcaaaaagaaaaaagggtgttgtaaaatttttagaaatatgaTTAGTTTGGTAAGAAGAATATGTTTAACTTTAAGGAGAACGTTGAAGTGCGAATAAATAAAGGTTATTTAAGGCAATAAAGAAAGATTTAcagaaataatatattaatcataaaatttgtagtggaatttattcaaaaaagaGGCGGGACGAGGATTAGTAGGAGGACAAGAGGGTGTTAATATCGCCATCAACGCTGTTGGGCTCAGGGACCTTGGAATAATATTTGAACAATGGATTAAAAGGATAATGTCAAacgtaataataattaatcttcCATGCATCGCacacataaatattataatatataattgcCTTCATTGAGCTTTGATAGGATCCCtggttttaaattattaaacctAGTGttgagtaataataaattaattacataatataatataataaccTCCTACCTAATacgaaaacaaaaacatatgtAAAAGGacctttaattaattgtttttttttattgatatttgaaCTTTTGGGCATAATCCGGTCGGTTCATGCTGGTGGATCGATGCAATGTGCCTGACGAGTGATGACACACCGACCTTCCAAATGATCATAAAAGTTAATCAACTTCTTGTTcacattattaaatatatttatcacCCGCTcttctaaataaataagtcGATAATGACACTGATTAATTTGCATAGATAATTGACAACCAAAGTGAAGAAATCATATTTTAGTGATCATTTTAACGTTGAAGAAGCAAAAATCATTGTGTATTATTCGCAAACGATGAAGACACTGGCAGAATATGTAATTGAAACGATTAAACTTATAAAagctaaaacaaaaaattgtcactattaattttaagttgtcactattgatttttaattttttccagTGTGctaattagtaataaaatcaatactctcatgttaatttaattttttttgtttaattatattcatgtAACCTAAGTTAGGTAGttgtaaagaaaaatctattatattttatgtaaaaagTCATTTTTACCCCACattatcaacttttattttacgcttatttttttcacaatagttGTAATTACAACATTTCAATATCAAACATGATCTAAGAAGTTTTCGGCaaatttaatatgttttaaGATATGACAAAAGATGTGTTTGAGACTGAGGTTAGGCAGCTGTAGTTTAAAAGCTACAGTGCTaaagtatttgataaacaaTAACTATTGTAGCTTGAAagctatgttgatatgattttttacttatataataaaaaatttattatatctttaataattttatcaatattattatgtaaaatttatatttactacatattattaatttttgtttcataatgatatttttttttccatagcAGCTGTAACTTAAGAATTACAGCACCTCAATATCAAACAGGATCAAAGTCAATTTTCATTTGGTGACACgataattaaagtaaaatcattTATGTATGcgtacattatttttattattattatttaatttaaccatCACAATGACTAGATATTTActcataataattttcaatacttAAAAAGATACGGGATTAAAGTTAGTACGTACAACCtaggtttgaaaatttttcttacaaaatttaatgttatagtcaaataattcaataatctGTTAAACAGCGGAGAAACAACATCAATATCAGCCATAAAAATTTGTTCATCAAATGGGAGACCATTCAAACAAGATAATTTTTGTCAACAAAatataagttgaaaaaaagcCAATTTCCCAGAAGAATCGTGCCCTCCAGaagttaattgaattaatttttcttgtaagaGTTCTGCCAAAAGATATAAACGATAGTTTAATCTATTCAAAATCGGGGGGAAACGATTATGTACATCTGGCAAGATTGCAGTTTTTAGACTAAGACAAGATTAGggttcatttgaaaattttacttgTCAATAAGAACACATTCAAATATTTGACCTGCGTGGATGTGGCACGACTTCAATCCAGGACTAAACATTTATCAAGCTTATTAATGGATACTTCCcatattttaaatcaaagaaaagacgctaatattttttaactttacgtattgtaaaattatgagtaatgatattgTCTTGTGAcatattaaatcttattaatttacaacCTGAAATTCATTTCACAAGCATTATGAGTTCATAATTGTGCTCCATAAAGTAAGTTGCATTGCATTGCTCGGCAATTCACTATGTCTAATTGAACctacatataaatttattttaattatctgaatttaatattcactgacagaaaaaaaaaaaactaaaacaattgaaggtttttttcttataataaaatcaatatgagAAAAATTTTTGATTGCTAAAAAAAACTATTCATTTGGAAGTATATTTTGTCAACcaatcataataatatatatgacaATGGATGAATAAGGAGTATCATTATCAAAGACTCTTTACCAAAATGGACCAGCACAAAGCACTCTTACCTAACCgtgtaattttttcttaacttGGACCACTGGATTGGTGGAAGCGTACAAAACCTCATGATCCTCGTGTCGCTTGATTTTGATCACAATTCGGACGGTGGTGGAAAATAGGGACCACCAGCCACTAATATATAAGATCACCAAAATCCCAAAAACccacaaaaatcaaataatacgTAATCAGTAAGCTGTAAAAGCCCAAGGCTCTAGAAAGTAGAAACCCAAACACTACAAATATTTTCCCTCCCTCCACAAACAAAGCCATAAGCTGTCCCCACGTGTCAATAATATAGTGCATTTAACCGCCACGAAACATCAAATGAAATTAGAGGATCATGATAATTTAACTCCGTCTGATCATATGACTCATCAGTGACCCCAGTTTATtgattaaaacattttttaaaatacaaaaatacaaCTGTACACTGTTCGCATCTTATTCGTATGACTCAGCCGTCTCTATCTTTATTCTTTGTCCAAAAAGGTCTGCCCACCTTTTCTGACGTGGCGCGGATCTTCACCATATACCCAGTATTATTCTGCCACATAATTGGATGAACATTAAATCctattttactaaataattaCATCTAGGTCCCTGATTTTTCCATAAACACAAATAAGGATTTAATATGCAATTCGCTTAAGAGGCTCCTGCTATTTTGATCTTTCCTAATTTCTATTCACGGccttattaaatatttactagcattgcatttattttactggggcataaaataaaattatagagataattattttaaggtACGGATGtctatactttttaaaaaatatggatCTGACTTAACAcggtaataaaatatttctatagTGATTATTTAGGTAAGAATAACCTTTATacacttataataaattttgttcttaatttaaactagttataaataaaaataaactctatattttgataaattataatttttctagaTATCTTCTTAAGAAACTTGTCTCTATATAGTAATAATCATTTGTATATTGTAGAGAGGTACATGTTATTATACATTAAAggtttaaaattgattaaaatatttttttaagttgtttgagatgtgatttatttttttgaagttgttaccaatttattaattatatagtatttataagtttatactgagaaaaaatattaaagacaATGCAtacatttaaacttttaagatAACTTGCATATTCATACCGTACATAAAAATACGTGTActaactttttgaaattatgtccATCTTTTTatcaacatatatatattaaatttggcattaattattttagtgcGCACTTTACCTCCATATCATTTGCATCAAggataattaaatcaaaataataatattttgtaacCACACATCTACTAAATTATAATCTCCtcgtattaatattataaccaTAGAGAGATTTAACTATATATGTTGGTATAgaaatgatgataaaattattataacatCATATAGTGTTAAGtcgaatctacatttaaaaaaGGTAAAGACATCTACACTAGAAAAGAACTCATTATAAAGatatattaaatatgaaaatgttaTAAATTCTTAACCCacaatttttataagataaatacaTTAACTGTTAAGgcaaaaaatattagttgtaattatgatatatattagctgtgaaataaataaataaataagtaaagtTGATgtttaagaaatatttagtTAGTTGCATTTTAAAGATGAAtcaataattacaaatataatccaATTATAGATGATTTCATTGTtaagaaaacacaaaagtaaaataatggAGTAACAGTAGTCAGGACTTTTCTactaaaaaatagaaactatatagtaatttgtaaatatttaaaagctCAGTGATCTAGATGTTATTAACTTAAAATcccattattttattatcttcaaCCTCCACCCTTGTTGCCTTTATAAACGTGACTCACACATCATTGCAAGCCTCTCCCCTCTGCAACTCAAAATTTCTCTCCTCTGTTTCCATTTTTCATTGAAAAAGTCTAGCTTTTTTGTGTTCCCTTGTGTTGCTTCATAGCCATATGGAGATTCTAGTAGTCAATAGAATAATTGATTTCGAAACAAACATAAACCCTTCATTAGTATCCCAAGTTTCTGCAGTTTCTGGGATTGGCAAGTTTTACCAAACTTACAATTTATGGAAGTGGGGCGCTTTAATACTTGCCCTAATTGCTTCGTTCACAACTATAATCAATAGAGTCAAGGCTTTGATTgttaaattacagaaacacCCTTCTCTGTCCTCATCACAACATCATCAGCTTCTCGATGACGACGATTGCGAGACAGATTCTATTTCTTCGGACGACGAAGACGAACAAGAACGAGATGGTGATGgcgatgaagaagaagaggaggaaGAGGAGGAGTCAGGAACGACGCCGTTTTATACTTCTCGGAACTGGCAACGACATGTTGACGAAGATTTTCGCGTGAGAGGTTCTGGAGACGTGTGCGACGACGACGAACAATGGAAAAACCGTAATTTGGGACTTAGACGACGTCGTAGGAATATCGGAGATCTATTCTCTTGGTCGGAGTTGATGATGACTAGTGGCAAAAACGTTGTTAAGCTTTGGGATAATCTCGGGTTAGGATTAGGCTTAAACTTGGAAGATTATTCGGAAAACGAGTTTACGATTTACGACATGAATTATGAACGAGAATTCCGAAAAATCGCCTCCATTTTCGGCAGGAAAGACGAGAGTCCGGCGTTTGTTTCTGCATCGTCGTCCCCGGCGGTGATCGTCTCCGCCGCCACGAGTGGCAGCGGCAGAGTTGCGTTAGGTGGGTGGGACACGCGTATCGGTTCGAGATTGCCGGCGATGCTGGCCGAATGGCGGCCGAAACTCGGGAATATCGTTGGGATCAAGGCCGGAGGAATTGAGAAAGTTCTCGTCAGGGATAGCGTCAGTAACGCGTTAACGGTTGGTGACATGCGCAAGGTTAACTCGCCGTTAGATGACCCGACCGAGGCTGACGTGGACACGTGGTGGGATGCTGACGCTGTTATTGTGACGGAGGACTGCTTGGACAACTCAAATtaggaaatatttattaatatggaaaacaaaataatttgtaaataatttatgctgtatttgttttcaatttatatttgctGCCAACGACCAAGAACCACCCAATGATCCGGGGtagatttcttcaatttattttggggttctaaatatatagaaaatatgGGGTTCAAAAAAGAACATATTGATAAATGGGATTTCATATTATTATCTAGCTAGCCATATTGATCGTAAGTATTTTAGAAACAACAATATGCATGTGATGTGCGacaaatattatgttatttgaatttaaaatttatggatttgaaaatactaattttttactaatttatatttgccctaaattatatttaatataacttacaattaataatattgactTCACATGGCCCACTTGCATGTTACTCactattgtattatttttgttagttGTAAGTGAGATTGTCTTCATATTTTAGCAACACGTTCAATTCACTTTACCGCAAAATACGtgttcaaatttaaaaaagtctAAGAAGTGGAAATTGAATCATTTGATGTTACAATTGATTGATTAAAACATACATTTCACACGTTGAAACAGACACTTCAGATAGGTTTGAAATAGGAGATTAACCAAATTCGAAAGTTAAAAGCCAAGAAAGCTGAATTTATTGACGGTAGCAGACCAAAGTTTCTTTCTACGTTTTTAGGCAAAGAAATGAAGACTGCTAACTAACAATTAAATACGGGGTTCGGCTATGTTGGAGTTTATTTATGGTGAAATACGAATCTCAGCCACATAcgtaaagtgataaataataaataatgagttATAATGagctttttactatttattacaTTGCGTGTGTGGTTGAGATTCGTGCTTCACCGTAGATGAACTCCAACATAGCCTAACCTTAAATACGACTTCATATGCGAATGGGTTCGTAGTCCATTGGGACGATTGAGACGCATGAATTCGAGTTTCAACAATTCTCTTTctattaagattttatttaactctccgcattaaaagtaaaataaatctcACTTCGGTATTAAGTGAGGTTATTCTTGGattgaatttttgttataaattttcagTATTTGTCACTAACTCTTTCATACTGGAAGGATTACGGGCGACACTAACTTTTTCAGccatttctttcaaatttcaacttttaggtaaattacttttgtcttttcccaataattttcagttaaatatttgtttatttgataGCTAGCTACCTTCAACTGAACTGAAATGATAGAAATCGACAAGGTCGATCACAATTCACAGCACCTTACCTAAAGATTGCTAATTGACAAACGTTACATGAAAATTTCATGCATTTTTAAATCATGCATAAATTTTAACCATAGTTgacaaattttgataaattctgGAGCAAGACCAAATCTTCAGTTGTGTCACTGCAAATTGATTAGTTAACatcatatgtatttttttttttttaatttcggCACTTGGATGAAAAAAGTGAAAcacaaattcaatttattaacattcacaattacaaataaacTGAAAAAGGCAATTTCATCTTCTCGtatatttgtcaaaattttgtaaactaaattttatcaaagtAGCATTAACGGGTATTATTAAGACGcaaatgaccaatcttttattcaaatatatcattactctttccTTAAAACTAATAACCCATTTTGATTATGaaagctagctagctagctagtgATGGCGACAATTCTTCTGCAACAGatgacatattatttttaatgcacGAGAGAAGGAAGAAAGATAGCATAGTTGGCAagaaattttatgataaaacaGAATATGAAAtacttttatcaattaatatatttgattTGTTGCTGAAGCTAAAGAATCAGTGCAATTCCttggaaattattattaagttataaaattaataagttcACAAGCAAACTTTTACTTAAGAGAAATAATTGTGCAGTTGTACCTAATGACAGGTtgaggaaaataaaagttaaggTATATATGATGACCCATATAAAAGgggaaattaatttatttaattttaatcgaATGATTGGCAGCAATCCATCAAACATTCCCACCAGCACTgaaattattcttttcaatgatctattcttgaaaaagaaataagctTTTGATGAGTTGTGAAAGTCCATTGTCGAAAGGAAGAGGATATATATTTAGTTGCTTGTGCTTTGCAGcatcatttgaaaaatgtAGTATTCTTTACATCTATAACAAAATGTCCGCAAGTTGTTGAAATCAACTTTTGATACCATTTCTCACAGGATTGATTCAATATTGGCCTTATACCACTTGCAaggaatatatttatattgcGTTTATTTTCCAGATTACGAAATCTGAATCTAGAATCAGAATTATTGACAACGTTTATTTCGTAAAATAGAGTCATGAACCGGAATCAGAATCGTGGGACTCACAACTATTTGAGAATAAGGAATTGGAGACTTATTCCCAAGGGAAGAGGTGGAAATGAATCTCCTATTATCAGGATTGACTATTTTGCTCTCCTCCAAAATTAAGAATACCTATATTGtccttatttataattaattaatatattattataattataaattaattaatatattattaacagtaattaataataattattgttttaaataaataatcacaataattaatatattttataataataattaatattatattataattaattattatattatattaattaattaaaaattttacaattaattaatatattaatatattattgacaataattaataataataataattttgaataaataatcactataattaaaatataaaataataattataacaataattcattaagtactttttagtaatttgttacaatctaACTCATTCCGATTCCAATTCCGATTCCAAcgtaaaataaacaaatcaaggGATTCCAACCCATTCTGATTCTAATTCTTATAGGtcaaataaactatttattctaaggctccgtttggtacaacttattaaatagagcttataacaatagagcttatagcagtagagcttataccaatagagtttttggacaaaaagtcattgggtgtttggttgtcaataaaaaaaacacttttgaATCATTAAActgtatgatttttttttattatatattttttagataagCTCTTtaacctctactcccaaaagctcaaattttgggcttttgctagtagaggtaaattagcttatttaagctaaaaaaactctactaaaaaaataaccaaacaccataaaattttttaaaaagtgcttatgcgattaaataagcacttatggctcttaaataagccataccaaacaGGCACTAAGTGCCTAtttggtatggcttatttaagagTCACAAATGCTTATTTAATCCCAtaagtactttttaaaattttatggtgtttggttatttttttagtagagtttttttagcttaaataagctaatttatttctactagcaaaagcccaaaatttaagattttgggagtagaggttaGAGAGCTTTTccaaaacatatataatatcaaaaatatccttaacatatttcattaattacataatacTCTTTGTATAAAACATACCCAACGAAAATTGTTGCCGCCATATAAACATATTGATGCCGCCACTTCActttatatctatttttttttaaataaccaGCACTTTAATTTTGCAATCCCTAATACATAACCAACATTTGAGAGACCAATCATAGTCATAGCCAACATTTTTGGTGAGAAGGATGCCAGGTAATTCGACATTTCTCATGTTCCGTTAACATTTCAGTTATATTATTGatcatcattttaatttggatAGTATTAATTGTTTAGGAGAATATATCAATtatgcaattttttattttgaaaattaaagaaatgattgaactgattttttcttattaattgataGCTTGGATGCATTTTGTTAcatgttatataattataaatacatatcttttttggtaatttaattacacaaaagtatttttaattttacacaaccaaacaatttaatagttcaaaagtatttttttaattgacaaaCAAACACCCAATAGttttttgtccaaaagctctattgttataagctctatttaataagctgtaccaaacggagcctaATTCTCATTCCTTATTTCAATTCCATCTTATTCTGATTACTGACAATTAAACTCAACATTAGTGTTATGAGATAAAACTATTAGAGAATTTGATAGTGCCTCTCTAGGATTGtgtacattttattatttcaattgaaaatttatttttgggctCAATTAATTGAGTTCTTAAAATTTGTGATGTGAAGTTCGAACTCCGCTAATATTGATGTATACTGAATTAAATTGTTCTAAGactagattaaaaaaaaaaaacaacaacaaatcaaTTTGAGTAAGAGAGGCcttttcaatattaattaGATATTGTTCTTCCgaatgtttttaaaaattgactAGTCTTAACTTGGATACCACTAGTTAGGATAAGATTCGTCGTTTCAACCTAAAACCAATGAGACGAAAGTCTGCACAGGAAGCCAAAGCCATTTATTACATTCGATGCCATACCCTCTGAATTTGATATAAGAGCCATCCATATTGGCGAAGCAGCATCGTTGCAACTTTGCATCCTATcaagttattaatattttcaaaaagtaAACCAAACCTAATTGATTATcttaaaaagggaaaaaaaaaaaagattaagtCCAAAGAATAAAAGTGAAGATTGATTGATAATGATATTTGAAGAGGTTGAATAAAGTGAATAAAAAGTTTAATGTTCCATCCAAATCAACAAATACTACTTTCAAGAAAAGACACTCCTTTATTTTGCCAAAAACTTTtggtagaaaatacaaaaaaaaaatatatgaagaGCACATGGCTGGAGACTTGATGGTTCTGATACCGCTGGACTCAATTTCCTGGTGGACCGAGTACAGACACATGATTTCGGGCCCAGTAATTTTGTATGAACTTTAATTTTGGTTCAGGCCCACGGTCCATTTAAGTGGAGGTTATGACCCATATTGGCTTTGCCGTCTCTTTTGACCAAGTAAAATTATGAAGCAGGTGAATTTGAATACGGGTACGTATGCTTTGTTCATGTATCTCGCAGAACAGCTGTGCTTGACTTTTGCACAGCTGCATTATTATAGAAGAATTTCACATTTACCCACTATGAAATATGGATGGATTCGAATTTGGGTCGAACTCGTGGTTCAACCCGATTCCGAGTCATTTCTCTCGAAGAttcaaaagatttatttaattgcgGCCGAACTCGAATGATTCaatcttttatatttgaagaagTTAAGAGTGTTGATAAAGTTAATCTTTCCCCCcctcgctctctctctcttttcccCCCTAATCCCATCCATCAAGGCCTGCTTATTTGCCTGTGAACTATAGCGCCcctaaaaatataatacaacgtattgttattttgtattacacacaaaattttattaaatagagtTTACTCTCGAGGGACATGACGTTGATATTATACATAAGAAATTGATAATGTCATAAATAACGACCAGAGTTCGGCATTGACTGCAACTatgttcaaaaatttttttgggcGTAACTTCGAAGTGAAAGCGGATCTGTAGTCTATA contains:
- the LOC102620772 gene encoding uncharacterized protein LOC102620772, giving the protein MEILVVNRIIDFETNINPSLVSQVSAVSGIGKFYQTYNLWKWGALILALIASFTTIINRVKALIVKLQKHPSLSSSQHHQLLDDDDCETDSISSDDEDEQERDGDGDEEEEEEEEESGTTPFYTSRNWQRHVDEDFRVRGSGDVCDDDEQWKNRNLGLRRRRRNIGDLFSWSELMMTSGKNVVKLWDNLGLGLGLNLEDYSENEFTIYDMNYEREFRKIASIFGRKDESPAFVSASSSPAVIVSAATSGSGRVALGGWDTRIGSRLPAMLAEWRPKLGNIVGIKAGGIEKVLVRDSVSNALTVGDMRKVNSPLDDPTEADVDTWWDADAVIVTEDCLDNSN